The Toxoplasma gondii ME49 chromosome III, whole genome shotgun sequence genome includes a window with the following:
- a CDS encoding hypothetical protein (encoded by transcript TGME49_275680) — MTHLVSAASPRFCPFPVSPSVPVDGPAAVSPSGPLGVLPAAKIGRGNSSVGPPSSVVCDSMRSSASLSNPGGAGLSSCRADVLPPWPGPADSGAARRETETTSAGETFPEAKPSAARDLPAILERSFDVAGDQFASSGVGDPAAHATCSGREDTSLTVSVVSSEEETSAFKVEESPEAGQFGTQRHESAGLKGTDAMGEENGLRPRAAGCGECVDERRPSPGSLGKDRSCIAAVATPANGQGGCAKNDQEATGREGMSDYVGQQNGGFEEPKTGRDGEQNDSRRCDTAEATSLGDCCSLCGQPRTVEGSQTAFQHDGSDANGSGKPHVEGHGSGAVDGEEDETWVCDICLRCAEEEAKTEEGLWEKEHDRSRVPQEPQSCAGTGPKDEGAASKASTSRACSALCEPAASPASHEAGSGTMGEGSEAEPAVASAAGASGKRRDTVPAGSGNAACGVRGDRSVVALPVARTSPVPIANPAKCVDEGTTRSTTVHIGPNHQVPALPAFFLDSSCWPRPPMDTVLDPSLTARLVYSPSALERIKLRREQEGRQDRAISSDADMTAFVKACSQNWKTRPGWQPFSPEFAYKILHYAGYDPVRALQIMNDPQFSFREVCDPPLRKYDNKWKPKDRRGLIAATPYPPPISARGSLARRHHREVAGYSLR; from the coding sequence ATGACACACTTGGTCTCTGCGGCCTCTCCTCGATTCTGTCCGTTCCCTGTGTCTCCATCTGTACCTGTTGACGGCCCCGCGGCAGTTTCTCCTTCCGGACCACTGGGTGTTCTACCCGCTGCTAAAATCGGTCGAGGAAACTCCTCCGTCGGACCGCCTTCCTCCGTCGTTTGTGACTCCATgcgttcctctgcctcgctttCAAATCCTGGCGGCGCAGGCCTTTCTTCCTGCCGAGCGGACGTGCTTCCCCCCTGGCCAGGTCCAGCGGACTCGGGGGCCGCCAGACGTGAAACAGAGACCACTTCTGCGGGAGAGACGTTCCCTGAAGCCAAGCCTTCCGCTGCTAGGGATCTGCCCGCAATCCTGGAAAGGTCTTTTGACGTCGCGGGTGACCAGTTCGCGTCTTCGGGAGTCGGGGATCCAGCTGCGCACGCTACCTGCAGTGGGCGGGAAGACACGAGCCTGACTGTATCGGTGGTgtcgagcgaggaagagacgtcTGCATTCAAGGTAGAGGAGTCCCCTGAAGCTGGGCAGTTCGGAACTCAGCGCCACGAAAGTGCAGGCTTGAAGGGAACAGACGCGATGGGGGAGGAAAACGGGTTGCGACCTCGCGCCGCAGGGTGCGGCGAGTGTGTAGACGAGCGACGTCCGAGCCCCGGGAGTTTAGGAAAGGACAGGAGCTGCATAGCGGCAGTAGCGACGCCCGCTAATGGTCAAGGCGGCTGCGCGAAGAATGACCAGGAGGCAACGGGACGCGAAGGCATGTCTGATTATGTAGGTCAACAGAACGGCGGTTTTGAGGAGCCGAAAAccggcagagacggagagcagaATGACTCGCGAAGGTGTGACACGGCCGAAGCAACCAGTCTGGGAGACTGCTGCAGTTTATGCGGGCAGCCGCGGACAGTGGAAGGCAGTCAAACGGCATTCCAGCACGATGGGTCAGACGCAAATGGGAGCGGCAAGCCTCATGTGGAGGGCCACGGGTCAGGGGCTGTAGAtggcgaagaggacgagacgtGGGTCTGCGACATCTGTCTCCGAtgtgcagaggaagaggcgaagaccgAAGAGGGGCTTTGGGAAAAGGAACATGACAGAAGCAGAGTTCCGCAGGAACCGCAGTCCTGTGCCGGTACGGGACCCAAGGATGAGGGCGCGGCATCGAAAGCGTCGACGAGCAGGGCCTGTAGCGCTCTGTGTGAGCCcgctgcgtcgcctgctAGCCATGAAGCAGGAAGTGGGACCATGGGAGAAGGCTCCGAAGCGGAACCTGCAGTCGCGTCTGCTGCGGGCGCGAGTGGAAAGCGCCGGGACACTGTGCCGGCGGGCAGCGGCAATGCTGCATGTGGAGTccggggagacaggagcgtGGTCGCGCTGCCTGTGGCCAGAACCAGTCCAGTACCCATTGCGAATCCTGCAAAGTGTGTCGATGAAGGGACAACTCGAAGCACAACTGTCCACATTGGTCCGAACCACCAAGTTCCCGCGCTCCCCGCGTTCTTCTTGgacagcagctgctggcCGCGACCCCCCATGGACACTGTGCTTGACCCGAGCCTCACAGCACGGCTGGTGTATTCGCCGTCTGCGCTGGAGCGCATTAAGTTGAGGCGCGAGCAAGAGGGAAGACAGGACCGGGCGATCAGCTCCGACGCAGACATGACGGCCTTTGTCAAGGCTTGCTCACAGAACTGGAAGACGCGACCTGGGTGGCAACCCTTTAGCCCGGAGTTCGCCTACAAGATTCTCCACTATGCGGGTTATGATCCCGTGCGCGCTTTGCAGATCATGAACGACCCTCAGTTCAGCTTCAGAGAAGTCTGTGACCCGCCGCTGCGGAAATACGATAACAAGTGGAAACCGAAAGACCGAAGAGGCCTGATCGCTGCAACTCCCTATCCGCCGCCGATATCGGCGAGAGGGTCGTTAGCGCGCAGGCACCACCGGGAAGTTGCCGGGTACTCCCTACGCTGA
- the ALV5 gene encoding alveolin domain containing intermediate filament IMC15 (encoded by transcript TGME49_275670~Gene product name based on ToxoDB Community Expert Annotation.): MRICLPPVPQGREAVPDASANVRRQAFSERFRQCEHERLPSGVPRPQTPRCSGTILIEPAPTGTNNRQQAPTGRCMDMSGSCASVAESAAACCLWQTSPRRWRPTPREPKMCFFEEPSQSLRFRTPSPRFSCAETTTRMCTTPCSSTDDRCTSRRSIYGTPQIQTFSASSAGTQAYIRPLGQSSRSVSPWQSALAPASSAVSSTETTHGIGIYATQSQQASHVRVTGGVDSILGPSAPAPTVSSPSHIPAFSQSSCGSTNSAPGNGQSTWCQTSPVTVGGQANASAQVKIAQAPAAASSQPNYSRAKTTQAVVEQKMVPEGYDRVEHMVPRLRPVSVVENRIEIPVVKVVDTIVHKQKIEERIRFVDKPVVQEVEKFVEVPEVIYSDVIVEVPEIVEVIKHVPKEEIRENITYVPRFETKIIPKYVDVPIIKIVDRYEEVHEIHEVLKPVAKVKVVDVPKEFTRIVPKYSVHKTKSKVSVPDIQYKEVPRYRMRYEPKILRDTVINHIPQYLDIEVPYEVPKVTVVDQPFFVTTYRDHQYPVPVSHSVTPVLLPGDHTQVVDVPVEKPYVVVHDKFTPRPPIPELIPGQAVLRGVTHLDKERLTAEQQEQLARQTTPSRPASPDHRFWEREREAELRAPLSPVHIRPPRQRKFFAGMPRQSCGPMPSSVDAQCCQSPWTQHVQQTNTLSYPN, from the exons ATGCGGATCTGCTTGCCACCAGTGCCTcagggaagagaggcggTTCCG GACGCGAGTGCCAATGTTCGTCGTCAAGCCTTCTCTGAACGCTTCCGTCAATGCGAGCACGAGCGTCTGCCGTCTGGGGTTCCACGACCACAAACTCCTCGATGTTCGGGTACGATTCTGATTGAGCCGGCGCCAACCGGGACCAACAATCGTCAGCAAGCACCCACCGGTCGCTGCATGGACATGTCGGGGAGTTGTGCAAGCGTCGCAGAATCCGCAGCAGCTTGCTGCCTTTGGCAAACAAGCCCACGACGGTGGCGTCCGACGCCTAGGGAACCCAAAATGTGTTTCTTTGAAGAACCCTCTCAGTCTTTACGGTTCCGGACGCCATCTCCACGTTTTTCCTGTGCTGAAACGACGACCCGAATGTGCACAACTCCGTGCTCTTCTACTGACGACCGTTGTACATCACGTAGGTCCATATATGGCACTCCGCAGATCCAGACTTTTTCAGCATCCTCTGCAGGAACCCAGGCTTACATCAGGCCCCTCGGTCAAAGCTCGCGTTCAGTGTCCCCCTGGCAAAGTGCACTGGCGCCAGCGAGTTCCGCGGTTTCGTCGACAGAAACTACACACGGAATCGGGATATATGCCACTCAGAGTCAGCAAGCTTCTCACGTGCGGGTCACCGGCGGAGTCGACTCTATTCTAG GTCCCAGCGCCCCGGCACCCACGGTCTCATCTCCGTCTCATATCCCGGCATTCTCTCAAAGTTCCTGCGGTTCGACGAACTCAGCCCCAGGAAATGGACAAAGTACATGGTGCCAGACTTCTCCGGTCACGGTGGGAGGGCAGGCGAACGCATCTGCTCAGGTTAAAATTGCACAGGCACCGGCTGCAGCGAGTTCTCAGCCAAATTACTCCAGAGCGAAGACCACTCAGGCAGTTGTTGAACAGAAGATGGTCCCGGAAGGCTACGATAGG GTCGAACACATGGTCCCGCGGTTACGCCCAGTGAGCGTCGTCGAAAATCGCATCGAGATTCCTGTAGTCAAAGTAGTCGATACGATTGTCCATAAACAAAAGATCGAAGAGCGGATTCGTTTTGTCGACAAACCTGTCGTTCAAGAGGTCGAGAAGTTTGTCGAGGTTCCAGAAGTAATATATTCGGATGTCATCGTTGAG GTTCCTGAGATTGTCGAAGTTATCAAACACGTGCCCAAGGAGGAGATCAGGGAGAATATTACGTACGTTCCACGTTTCGAGACGAAGATTATTCCCAAGTATGTCGATGTTCCAATAATTAAAATCGTCGATCGGTACGAGGAGGTACACGAAATTCACGAGGTCCTGAAGCCGGTTGCCAAGGTCAAAGTCGTTGAT GTTCCAAAGGAATTCACGCGCATTGTTCCCAAATACAGTGTTCACAAAACAAAAAGCAAAGTTTCTGTACCGGATATCCAG TACAAGGAAGTACCTCGGTACAGGATGCGATACGAACCCAAAATCCTCCGCGACACTGTCATTAACCACATACCGCAATACCTCGACATCGAAGTTCCATATGAAGTCCCAAA GGTTACAGTTGTCGACCAACCTTTCTTCGTCACGACTTACCGAGATCATCAGTACCCTGTCCCAGTTTCTCACTCTGTAACACCTGTCTTGCTCCCTGGAGACCATACTCAAGTCGTTGACGTCCCTGTCGAGAAGCCATATGTGGTCGTGCACGACAAATTCACACCAAGACCGCCCATTCCTGAGCTGATTCCGGGCCAAGCAGTTCTTCGTGGTGTCACTCACCTAGATAAAGAACGGCTAACAGCCGAGCAACAGG AACAACTTGCTCGGCAAACGACGCCGAGCcgtcctgcgtctcctgatCACCGCTtttgggagagagagagggaagctgAATTACGTGCACCGCTTTCTCCGGTACACATTCGCCCTCCTCGCCAGCGGAAATTTTTTGCGGGTATGCCTCGACAGTCCTGTGGCCCTATGCCCAGTTCTGTTGATGCACAGTGTTGCCAGTCACCGTGGACACAACATGTGCAGCAGACCAACACGTTGTCTTATCCGAACTGA
- a CDS encoding hypothetical protein (encoded by transcript TGME49_275660~Signal peptide predicted by SignalP 2.0 HMM (probability 0.494) with cleavage site probability 0.484 at residue 30~Predicted trans-membrane domain (TMHMM2.0):12-35), with product MKGSSASSLLHIARRLPGALILVGMSIVLGIVRVVEDAFVFLASFFEDKTWNAAHVARMRFLSTFIYPVAAASKEEQGQKGNKSRDPEEKKETATCPYLPDEFPLAHDSSERRFLTGFCPVFLIRCIMRFMSVFPSWHAELVYWCSRLCHKLSFVSELSRAFLQLWGYVTVRTAHFESFFRWAVLKKDVQQVILVGAGFDTRAYRFAEIIKHKGVCVFEMDLHNVQRHKCRQLLRSLKADDLLNGYRTLRFIPCDLESDRFEEKLRCPGIRHDVNTAFIVEGVSPYVSTDKLRHMLDDIRKYFTLSGDENSGPKGAEVHLLMDYLIDADDSKNDYTEETRIAEGKKFKDERQEAGARWGGEQWRHGPLKRMRHLITHAPEKWTFLPANMATWVEDFGWKEVCRTNGDAVKASLADHRYNHIFESVNELPTCISLFQLKRGD from the coding sequence ATGAAGGGAAGTTCTGCAAGCTCGCTGCTACACATTGCCCGCCGCCTGCCAGGGGCCTTGATTCTCGTAGGCATGAGTATCGTACTTGGTATCGTGCGTGTTGTTGAAGATGCATTCGTTTTCTTAGCCTCATTCTTTGAAGACAAAACATGGAATGCTGCTCATGTGGCTCGAATGCGTTTTTTGTCAACATTTATATATCCGGTTGCGGCGGCTAGTAAGGAAGAGCAAGGTCAGAAGGGAAACAAGTCCCGAGACcccgaggaaaagaaggaaacagctACATGTCCTTACCTTCCTGACGAGTTCCCCCTCGCACATGACTCCTCAGAGAGACGTTTTTTAACAGGCTTCTGTCCAGTATTCTTAATAAGATGCATTATGAGGTTCATGTCAGTCTTCCCTAGTTGGCATGCAGAACTTGTGTACTGGTGTTCGAGGCTATGTCACAAGCTTTCGTTTGTCTCGGAATTGAGCCGCGCCTTTCTCCAACTCTGGGGGTACGTCACAGTACGGACCGCGCACTTCGAATCTTTTTTCCGGTGGGCTGTTCTAAAGAAAGACGTGCAACAGGTTATTTTAGTTGGAGCCGGGTTCGATACACGTGCATATCGATTCGCTGAAATCATAAAGCACAAAGGCGTCTGTGTTTTTGAAATGGATTTGCACAATGTACAGCGGCACAAGTGTAGACAACTTCTAAGGTCTCTCAAGGCGGATGACCTCCTCAACGGTTATCGAACGCTCCGCTTCATTCCGTGCGACTTAGAGAGCGATCGTTTTGAGGAGAAACTGAGATGCCCTGGAATTCGACATGACGTCAACACAGCATTCATTGTCGAGGGAGTTTCTCCTTACGTTTCAACAGACAAACTGCGTCATATGTTGGACGATATTCGTAAATACTTTACCCTTTCTGGAGACGAAAACAGTGGCCCAAAGGGGGCCGAGGTGCATCTTCTCATGGATTATCTGATCGATGCGGATGACTCGAAGAATGACtacacagaggagacacgcatcgcagagggaaagaagtTCAAAGACGAACGACAGGAAGCAGGAGCACGATGGGGAGGCGAGCAATGGCGGCACGGTCCCCTGAAGCGAATGCGTCACCTGATAACACATGCACCCGAGAAGTGGACCTTCTTGCCAGCTAATATGGCGACATGGGTCGAGGACTTCGGTTGGAAAGAAGTTTGCAGGACGAATGGTGATGCTGTCAAAGCAAGCCTTGCTGACCACCGCTACAACCATATTTTTGAATCTGTCAACGAGTTGCCCACGTGCATATCTCTTTTCCAGCTAAAAAGAGGTGACTGA